A genome region from Chiroxiphia lanceolata isolate bChiLan1 chromosome 5, bChiLan1.pri, whole genome shotgun sequence includes the following:
- the GRAP2 gene encoding GRB2-related adapter protein 2, with amino-acid sequence MEAIAKFDFTASGEDELSFQAGDMLKVLSSQEEWYKAELRSQEGYVPKNFIDFHVPPWFDERISRHEAENLLMSKGVGSFVVRASQNSHGDFSISVRHEDDVQHFKVMRDSKGNYYLWTEKFHSLNKLVDYYKTNSISRQKQIFLRDNSQEEKERRGGSLERMGREGFHLSGAAGEDHSSISKRYVEHAIPILQQQQERYGGSLDRKDVLHGLRDHGQGNAGAMQRRHTDPLHQQTPRTLWVRALYDFDAVEHDELGFRSGDILEVLDSSNPSWWKGRLRGELGLFPANYVTPVLL; translated from the exons ATGGAAGCCATTGCCAAGTTTGATTTCACTGCTTCTGGAGAAGATGAGTTGAGTTTCCAAGCTGGGGATATGCTGAAG GTTTTGAGCTCCCAGGAAGAGTGGTACAAGGCTGAGCTCAGAAGTCAAGAAGGCTACGTTCCTAAGAACTTCATTGACTTTCACGTTCCCCC TTGGTTTGATGAGAGGATATCCCGCCATGAAGCAGAGAACCTTCTCATGAGCAAAGGAGTTGGCTCCTTCGTCGTCCGTGCCAGTCAAAATTCTCATGGTGacttttccatctctgtcaG GCATGAAGATGATGTGCAACACTTCAAAGTGATGAGGGATTCAAAGGGTAACTATTACTTGTGGACAGAGAAATTCCACTCGCTAAACAAGCTCGTGGACTACTACAAGACAAATTCCATCTCCAGGCAGAAACAGATATTCCTAAGGGACAACAGCCAAGAAGAGAAG GAGAGGCGTGGTGGGAGCCTGGAACGGATGGGCCGGGAAGGATTCCACCTAagtggagcagctggagaagatCATTCTTCTATATCCAAGAGATATGTTGAGCATGCTATCCCCAtactgcagcagcaacag GAAAGATATGGTGGGAGTCTGGACAGGAAAGATGTGCTGCATGGACTAAGGGATCATGGCCAAGGAAATGCAGGAGCTATGCAACGGAGACACACAGACCCACTGCACCAGCAGACACCG CGAACGCTATGGGTCCGTGCCTTGTACGACTTTGATGCTGTGGAGCATGATGAGCTGGGCTTCCGTAGTGGAGACATCTTAGAGGTCCTGGACAGCTCCAACCCTTCATGGTGGAAAGGACGTCTGCGTGGGGAACTGGGTCTCTTCCCTGCCAACTACGTCACACCAGTGCTCCTGTGA